The sequence GGGAGCCCAGCAGGACTTCCTTTGGGACAAGTCAGAAAAATCCTGACCTAACCAATGCATGTTCCTGGGGATGCTGGCTGGGACCATTTTTTCTCATCTGAGGAATTCCATAAACACGGCAGGACCCTTCTGCTGGTCCAGGATGCTGAGAGGCTGGAGTGGACTTGGACAGCACTGGGTTTCCTCCCGGCTCTGTCTGTGCCTTGTCCCTGGACTCTAAGCTTATGTCATGGAGACTGGGAACAGTCATCTGTCCAACAGGAATAGCAAGTCAATGTGATAGGAGTGTGGGGAAGGCCTTAGAGTGAACTCCAGGTCAAAGGTGGGGAACCAAGACCAAGATTCTGCCCAAAGGCCAAGAGAGACCAGGACCAGTGTCAGAGCCTGGGGTCAGGATGCAGCAAGAGTCAACCTTGTTTTTGTAGGACAAATAGGAAGGTTGAGGCACCAGGGCTGGGACTAGGGTGTGGCAAGAGAGGCACCAAGGGCTTGAAACTTAAGGAGGTCATGAACTTGCAGAGGACATGTGAGTGGGAGAGGAATATTTCTTCTCTGTCTGGGAGAGGAATATTTCTTCTCTGTCTGGATGATCCCAACACTCATGGACATAGAGGGTCATGGTTGCCTGTGTCTCTCACACCCTGCCTGGGAACTGGCAAGTTCTGGGCTACCCTTTGGGACCTTCTTCTCTTCTACACAAAGAAGCCCCTGACAATGGCAAGCAGTATGCCTTAGTGACCATCTCCATAGTAGAATGAGTTGCTGCCAATTTATGTAATTTCAAGGGTACGGAGTAGACTGACAAGTCCCCAACCAAGAGGGAAAACACTTCTTCTAACATCTTGTCCAAATTCAGGCCTTTTCAGCATTAACAATTTATATAGATGGTTCTGAAAGTGTCCCGAGTCTTCTAGAGGTGCCATAAAATTGCACACGGCCTTGGCGTGTGCACAGGTGAAGCTGTCACTGCTAAGGCATCAGTTAGGCTGGTGACATCTGTGAGTGAGACCTGGAAGGTTGGGGGTGCAGGGGGCAGGTCAGGAGGTGGTAAGGTGGCTGGAGAGTCCATGTGGAGCCAGAATGAATACCCAGATCTCCCACTCCGGTCAACTGGGGCAGTGCCCGGACCCAGTAGCCTTCAGCCAGGTGAAAGGGCATGAGGCCTTGGAAGGGAGCACATGCCAGGCAAAGTGAGCTCCTGTCTCTCTGAGGTTTGGTTTCGTTTGAATTCAAAGTACTCAGAGGTAGCCAGACGGCAGTGTCTGAGGGCACCTTAGCTTTGACGCCACCTGCAAATTAATGGGGACTCCTAAAGTCATCTTTAGATTTTATAATTCACTAGAAGGATTCATATAACTCACTGAAAACTGCTATTTCACGATTGTGGCTTATCACAGGGAAAGAACACAGATTAAAATCAGCCTAAGGAAGGGACACACAGGGCAGAGTCTGGGAGGGCTTCAGGTGTGAAGCTTCATTGTCCTCAGGACGCTGTGATCTCCTGTGTCAATGTGGGACAAGACACATGGGGTGCTGCCAACCAGGGAAGCTCACCCAGTTAAGGAAACATTCCTGTGAATCACATTAAATCAGGAAGGAAGCCTTTATTCAGGATGGTTGTTACAGGGAAAGGAGACTGAGCCCAGCTCCAAATACAGTAAAGACAGAGAGGGAGTCACAGCCAACACCAGGGTGAGGGGCAGGAGATGGAACAGTTCTGACAGGAGACACCAGAGTAGGGGGTTCCTGCTAAACTggcctaacaggattcttgctaaaggcAGGTCAGACCCTCACCCATCAATTTTAGGGGTGAGGAGCATGATCAGATAGCAAAGAGTGCTCAGACAGCAAGCAGTGAGGACCCTACCTAAACTGATTTGGAGCGATTCTTGCTGAGCCGGGGTGGTGCAAGTCCAGAAAGCAGTGGGTGGGTGTGGAAGGCCAAGGTCGGCGCCTAGTGGAGAAGCTCTGAAGAGCCCCGCTGGAGTTGGTCAAGGAGAAAGTCTTTCTTAACCCATGTCTTAGTGTCCAGAATATTTGCTGGGGTTGGATCACAAGCTGCCCTCATGACTGACCTGTAGTCTCCAGCCCCTCCCTAAGGTCTCACACCTTTAGCACCCAGGTCCTCTGGAAGTTAGGAAAGACACCAAATAGCACCAAATCCCATCATCCATCACATTGCTACACTGTCCTGTGGCCAAATCACCAGACAAAGAAAGATGTTCCTACCAGGCAGGACACTCCAGGAGCCTGGAGATCACTTCCCAGGAGCTGAGGACAAAGGGAAGGTCTCTCTTTGGGAAAAAAGTTCATGCTTCACTTTGCTACCATCCTGGGAATAAGGTGTCTTTGTCTCACTCTCACGACTTTGTTCATCTACCGAGTTTTCCCCTCTCCAAACACTTTGGCAGTCACGGTGTTGACCTGCCCTTGAGTGAGGAGGCACCTTTATCAAACACCTACCACGAAAGAGCATCTGAGATGACTTTAAGATATTTATTTCCATATGGAATAAGTACTGAGGGGTATCTATGATGAACAAAGCATGTTTGAGTTTGGAAGAAAATTCTTTCCATTTgtaaaatttgtttctatttgaTTGATAGTGAAAGCTCTGCACTTCACACAGGATAAAGATCGCATGGAACTCatttcacagacagggaaactgcaTTCCTTAATCCTTTAACCTTTCTTTGTGCAGGGATGAGGCAGATGTGCTCCGTAAAGCTCTGAACAAGCTTGTAAGTCACATGGTCACGAAGGACAAAAACCGCCATGATAAAGACCAGCAGCACAGGGAGTGGTTTTTGAAAGAGTTTCCTCGCTTGAAAAAGGAGCTTGAGGATCACATAAAGATGCTCCGTTCCCTCGCAAACCAGGTTCAGCGGGTCCACAGAGGCACCACCATTACCAATGTGGTGGCCAACTCTATTAGCACTACCTCTGGTGCCCTGAGCCTCCTTGGCCTGGGTCTGGCACCCTTCTCTGAAGGACTCAGTCTTTTGCTCATGGGCACTGGAGCGGGTCTAGGAGCAGCATCTGCCGTGACTGGGATTACCAGCAGTGTCGTGGAACTAGTAAAGCAATTGCAGGCACGAAACCAAGCTCGCAGCTTGGACCAAAGCAGCACCGATGCAGTGAAAGTGGTGAAGGAGTTTGTGGGTGGGAACACACCCAACTTTCTTACCTTAGTTGACAGTTATTCCACCTTCACACAACGCATTGGGAGGGACATCCGTGCCATCAGACAAGGCAGAGTCAACCCTCAGTTAGGAGCATATGGCCCACCCCCCCAGGTCATTGGGCGAATCTCAGTTGAAGGTGGTGAACAGGTTGAGAGGGTTGCTGAAGGCCCCGCCCTGGCAATGAGCAGAGGAGCCATGACCGTGGGTGCAGCCACTGGAGCCATCTTGCTTCTGCTGGATGTGGTCAACACTGTGTATGAGACAAAGCACTTACTTCAGGGGGCAAAGTCAGAGTTAGCTGAGGAGCTGAAGAAACAAGCTCAGGACCTGGAGGGGAAGCTCAACGTTCTCATCAAGATCTATGAGATGTTGCAGTAGGGCCAAGACCAGTGACCCCAGAGCAGGTCAGCCACCAGGGAAAGTGTGCCTGGCACAGGCCAGGACAAAATGCAGACATTTTATTAGGGGCATAAGGAGGGCAAGGTATAGTTTATGGAAGTGAGTGTTAGTGACTTTGGCATTTCTGTAGCTGAGCACAGCAGGGGAGTGGTTAATGCAGATGGTAAGTGCACCAAGGAGAAGGCAGGAACACTGGAGCCAGGaataaggaaggaaagggaaCTGGAGAGTGTGGTGAATGGGAAGAAGCAGTTTACTTTAGACTGAAGAATATATTGGGGGAGGAATAGAGGGGAGGTGTGCAGGAACCAGCAATGAGAAGGCCAGGAAAAGAACCAAAAATGCAGAAAGTCAAAGAGTTAGAACTGTTGGATACAGGAGAAGAAACAGCAGCCCCGCTACAGACCCACCCCCAGGTTTGATGTCCTTCCAAGAATGAAGTCTTTCCCTGGTGatggtctctcactctgtctttcCAGCATCCACTCTCCCTTGTCCTTCCGGGGCTGTATCTCAGTCAGCCAGTGGCTTCTTGATGATGGTTGTTGGGGTGGTTGTTGTGTGATGGGTCCCCTCTAGGTTACTAAAGAGTGTATGTCCCCTGCTTGAACCCTGAAGGGCAGGTGGTGGGCCATGGCCATGGTCCCCAGCTGAGGAGCAGGTGTCCCTGAGAACTCAAACTTCCCAGAGAGTATCTGAGAACCAATCAATGAAAACAGTCCCATCGCTCTTACCCGATAAGTAAACAGTTAGAAAATTAGCGTGAAAGCAGCTTAGCATTGGGAGGAAGCGCAGATCTCTAGAGCTGTCCTGCCACCGCCCAGGAGTGACCTGTGTGTAAGTCCTAATAAACTCACCTACTCACCAAGCTGGACTTGTTCAAGTCAATTCTTTGGTCTCGCAGCTCCTTCCAAGTTTTGGGGGCCATCAGTCTCAAGTTTTTCTCGTAacggtggtgatggtggttgtgACGGCAGCAGAGTCGTGGGGGCATTGGCAAGTAGCCAGTGATCTTCCAGACCAGGGGACACTGATGGACCGATGAAGTTCCAGGGGAACTCGAAATGCTGTGTTGGAAAGAAGTTAATttgggaagaaacaaaaaaacgaaaGGAGATGCCAGGAACAGGTCAAGGAACCTTGAGGTGTGTCCAGTTCAATCCCACTTGTGGTCACCAGACCtcgcctctctgagcctcagtttcctcatcagctATAGAAGGGGGCTGGACAAGGTGATATCTCAGGTCCACCCGGCTCTCCCCGTCTTGTATTCTGGAGACTTGGATCCAATCAACACTGATGGCTGTGCCTTTGTGGTGCTGATGGAGGCTCCCCTGGGCTCTGGGTGCCTGACTTCCCTTCCTCATGATCCTTCTTCCAGGGTCTCAGGAGCGAGGCTTCCATGGCCCCTCCTGCTCACTCACTGGACTCTCACTTTCCCAGCTGGTCATTTCCCTGAGACCTCAAAACCCCAAGCCCACTGGGGCACCTGGGGAAAGCTTGTACATGTCTGTCTCAGGCTGAGCACAGGCATGGTTTCCATCTGCGAGTCAGAGCCTGGGATTGACACGGGACACTTGAGGCTGCCTAGTGTCAGAGGGGACTGTGTGCAGATTGGGAGAGGATCAGTGAACAATGGACAAAGAGAGACATCCAGACAGCAAACACCCCCATTCAGTCTGTCCTCACATTTTGCCCAGACTCTGGCAAGAACTTCCAGAATGGTCTTCTCTGTGCCCCTGCCCCTGTCCCTCCCATGTCCTGGACCATGCTCCACACTGGGCCAGGTTGGGCTTTAAcaatatagtttcttttttttcatataccctCACTCTGTTGCAAGGCTGACATAccatggcatgatcatggctcaccgcatcttggacctcctggcctcaaactatCCTTCCACCTTGACTCCCTGAGCAATTGGAACCATCCGTGTGTGCCCCaatgccttgctaattttgtttttgttttttgtagagagagggtttccccatcttgcccaggctggtatcaaactcctcaGCTCGAGTGATCTgttcaccttggccttccaatgggctgcaattacaggcatgagccaccgtgcccacctaAGAACATAGATTTGATCGAGCACCTGCTTCCAACGCTCCAATGGCTTCCCAATACTCTTAGCACAAAGATGGAGGCCATGATGCTGCCTAAAGTAGCCTGTTGTGGCCTGGGGTCCTGTGAAGGAAGAGCCAGAGGCAACGTTCTGGTGCAGAGGGTTTGTGTGGGAAGTGATTCTAGGAGCAGAACTGAGGAtccaggagggaaggaggaaaagttGA comes from Macaca fascicularis isolate 582-1 chromosome 10, T2T-MFA8v1.1 and encodes:
- the APOL2 gene encoding apolipoprotein L2, yielding MNPESSTFIEDSLKYFQDRVSRENLLQLLTDGRAWNEFLVAAGLSRDEADVLRKALNKLVSHMVTKDKNRHDKDQQHREWFLKEFPRLKKELEDHIKMLRSLANQVQRVHRGTTITNVVANSISTTSGALSLLGLGLAPFSEGLSLLLMGTGAGLGAASAVTGITSSVVELVKQLQARNQARSLDQSSTDAVKVVKEFVGGNTPNFLTLVDSYSTFTQRIGRDIRAIRQGRVNPQLGAYGPPPQVIGRISVEGGEQVERVAEGPALAMSRGAMTVGAATGAILLLLDVVNTVYETKHLLQGAKSELAEELKKQAQDLEGKLNVLIKIYEMLQ